The Oncorhynchus nerka isolate Pitt River linkage group LG9a, Oner_Uvic_2.0, whole genome shotgun sequence genome has a segment encoding these proteins:
- the LOC115134797 gene encoding prosaposin receptor GPR37-like isoform X2, with translation MLPHQETADFRRVASLGVTTFTLCALCIDRFRAANNVQMYYEMIENCASTAAKLAVIWIGALLLALPELLIRQLVTEDGEHPDVTPCQRCVVRISTELPDTLYMLGLTYDGARLWWYFGCYFCLPTLFTIGSSLVTACKIRKAERACVRGNKKQIHQESQMNCTVVALAILYGFCIIPENICNIVTVYMAAGIPRQTLDILHLVSQLLLFCKSAVTPVLLFCLCQPFSRAFLDCCCCCCDECGPPRSSTSAISSEENEHECTTTDLELSPFSTVHREASSSYTTAATHC, from the exons ATGCTACCTCACCAGGAAACTGCAGACTTTAGACGG GTCGCCTCCCTAGGGGTTACCACCTTTACCCTGTGCGCTTTGTGCATCGACCGCTTCCGCGCTGCCAACAACGTCCAGATGTACTATGAGATGATTGAGAACTGTGCCTCCACGGCCGCCAAGCTGGCCGTTATCTGGATCGGGGCTCTCCTATTGGCCCTGCCAGAGCTCCTGATCCGCCAGCTGGTCACTGAAGATGGCGAGCATCCGGATGTGACGCCCTGCCAGCGCTGCGTGGTTCGTATCTCCACCGAGCTCCCTGACACACTCTACATGCTGGGCCTGACCTATGATGGTGCTCGCCTCTGGTGGTACTTTGGCTGCTACTTCTGCCTACCCACGCTGTTCACCATTGGCAGCTCCCTGGTGACCGCCTGTAAGATCCGGAAGGCCGAGCGGGCCTGTGTGCGCGGCAACAAGAAACAGATCCATCAGGAGAGCCAGATGAACTGCACAGTTGTGGCTTTGGCCATCCTCTATGGCTTCTGCATCATCCCAGAGAACATCTGCAACATCGTCACTGTCTACATGGCGGCGGGTATTCCCAGACAGACCCTGGACATTCTCCATCTGGTCAGCCAGCTGCTGTTGTTCTGTAAATCGGCAGTGACACCTGTCCTGCTGTTCTGCCTGTGCCAGCCCTTCAGCCGGGCATTCctggactgctgctgctgctgctgtgacgAGTGTGGCCCGCCCAGATCTTCCACCTCCGCCATTTCCAGTGAGGAGAACGAGCACGAGTGCACCACTACCGACCTGGAGCTGTCACCCTTCAGCACCGTCCACAGGGAGGCATCCTCCTCATACACCACTGCGGCGACCCACTGCTAA
- the LOC115134797 gene encoding prosaposin receptor GPR37-like isoform X1, whose protein sequence is MDTSLWNYKPLLSRVLGYTMLVLLLKLLCFSLCREVVFTHIHREKTKTNVTPRHEYAVTNGNVNKTNSRQSWHSVYGRVVNEMDSKRVHTSSASSWDVVRTWVDNMNGTVNMKRVMNERAIVRKGHSSNGTDYVTLLEDGKSESLEVEKLDTEQHATMETRDFVYGHLNPSMRRTRGGHRRNEHKRICRHKRGTVSRRRRNVKDGSKKDNKISEPTMLSDASLDALLAMWKPLPKPMAQNQSTDLPFDASDYEQFTLPDLQDYTTLIPLNPQTKRKYVKTNFYPITAESYAYMIISVIIFTVGIIGNMAIMCIVCHNYYMRSISNSLLANLALWDFVVIFFCLPLVIFHELTKNWLLGEFSCKIIPYIEVASLGVTTFTLCALCIDRFRAANNVQMYYEMIENCASTAAKLAVIWIGALLLALPELLIRQLVTEDGEHPDVTPCQRCVVRISTELPDTLYMLGLTYDGARLWWYFGCYFCLPTLFTIGSSLVTACKIRKAERACVRGNKKQIHQESQMNCTVVALAILYGFCIIPENICNIVTVYMAAGIPRQTLDILHLVSQLLLFCKSAVTPVLLFCLCQPFSRAFLDCCCCCCDECGPPRSSTSAISSEENEHECTTTDLELSPFSTVHREASSSYTTAATHC, encoded by the exons ATGGATACATCACTTTGGAATTACAAGCCCCTATTGTCGCGTGTTTTAGGATACACAATGCTAGTACTACTATTGAAATTACTGTGCTTTTCACTTTGTAGAGAGGTTGTTTTCACTCACATACACCGGGAGAAGACAAAGACAAATGTTACTCCTAGACATGAGTATGCCGTCACTAACGGGAACGTAAACAAAACCAATAGTAGGCAGAGTTGGCACTCTGTGTATGGCAGAGTTGTCAACGAAATGGACAGTAAAAGGGTGCATACCTCAAGTGCATCGTCTTGGGATGTGGTTAGGACATGGGTGGATAACATGAATGGGACTGTTAATATGAAAAGAGTTATGAATGAAAGAGCAATAGTGCGCAAAGGCCATTCTTCAAATGGAACCGATTATGTTACGTTACTCGAGGATGGAAAGTCAGAGAGCCTCGAGGTGGAAAAGTTGGACACCGAACAGCATGCAACCATGGAAACGCGGGATTTTGTATATGGTCATTTAAACCCCTCCATGAGACGCACGCGAGGAGGACACCGCCGTAACGAGCACAAACGGATCTGCAGACACAAAAGAGGGACCGTAAGCCGTCGGAGAAGAAATGTGAAGGATGGCAGTAAGAAAGATAACAAAATAAGTGAGCCAACCATGCTGTCAGATGCGTCTTTGGATGCACTGTTGGCCATGTGGAAACCGCTGCCTAAACCTATGGCCCAGAACCAGTCAACAGACTTGCCATTTGATGCCAGTGATTATGAACAGTTCACTTTGCCAGACCTCCAGGACTATACCACACTGATTCCTCTCAATCCTCAAACAAAGAGAAAATATGTCAAAACTAACTTTTACCCCATAACAGCAGAATCATATGCCTACATGATCATTTCAGTCATCATTTTTACTGTTGGAATAATTGGGAATATGGCAATCATGTGCATTGTGTGCCACAACTACTACATGAGAAGTATTTCAAATTCTCTTCTTGCCAATCTCGCCCTTTGGGATTTTGTTGTCATCTTTTTCTGCCTGCCGCTGGTGATATTCCATGAACTAACCAAGAACTGGTTGTTGGGAGAGTTCTCCTGTAAAATCATCCCCTATATTGAG GTCGCCTCCCTAGGGGTTACCACCTTTACCCTGTGCGCTTTGTGCATCGACCGCTTCCGCGCTGCCAACAACGTCCAGATGTACTATGAGATGATTGAGAACTGTGCCTCCACGGCCGCCAAGCTGGCCGTTATCTGGATCGGGGCTCTCCTATTGGCCCTGCCAGAGCTCCTGATCCGCCAGCTGGTCACTGAAGATGGCGAGCATCCGGATGTGACGCCCTGCCAGCGCTGCGTGGTTCGTATCTCCACCGAGCTCCCTGACACACTCTACATGCTGGGCCTGACCTATGATGGTGCTCGCCTCTGGTGGTACTTTGGCTGCTACTTCTGCCTACCCACGCTGTTCACCATTGGCAGCTCCCTGGTGACCGCCTGTAAGATCCGGAAGGCCGAGCGGGCCTGTGTGCGCGGCAACAAGAAACAGATCCATCAGGAGAGCCAGATGAACTGCACAGTTGTGGCTTTGGCCATCCTCTATGGCTTCTGCATCATCCCAGAGAACATCTGCAACATCGTCACTGTCTACATGGCGGCGGGTATTCCCAGACAGACCCTGGACATTCTCCATCTGGTCAGCCAGCTGCTGTTGTTCTGTAAATCGGCAGTGACACCTGTCCTGCTGTTCTGCCTGTGCCAGCCCTTCAGCCGGGCATTCctggactgctgctgctgctgctgtgacgAGTGTGGCCCGCCCAGATCTTCCACCTCCGCCATTTCCAGTGAGGAGAACGAGCACGAGTGCACCACTACCGACCTGGAGCTGTCACCCTTCAGCACCGTCCACAGGGAGGCATCCTCCTCATACACCACTGCGGCGACCCACTGCTAA